A genomic stretch from Hoplias malabaricus isolate fHopMal1 chromosome 4, fHopMal1.hap1, whole genome shotgun sequence includes:
- the tmem258 gene encoding transmembrane protein 258, which translates to MELEAMTRYTSPVNPAVFPHLTVVLLAIGMFFTAWFFVYEVTSTKYTRDVYKELLISLVASLFMGFGVLFLLLWVGIYV; encoded by the exons GAACTGGAGGCCATGACCAGATACACCAGCCCGGTGAACCCGGCAGTGTTCCCCCACCTTACTGTGGTGCTGCTCGCCATCGGCATGTTCTTCACAGCATGGTTCTTTGT TTATGAAGTAACATCCACAAAATACACAAGAGATGTCTACAAAGAGCTGCTCATCTCACTGGTTGCATCACTCTTTATGGGCTTTGGGGTTCTCTTCCTGCTACTTTGGGTTGGGATATATGTTTGA